In the genome of Ovis canadensis isolate MfBH-ARS-UI-01 breed Bighorn chromosome 21, ARS-UI_OviCan_v2, whole genome shotgun sequence, the window ttgttttatagcagataaatatatttatattcagtcTTAAGAACTCAGTTTCCATAGATATAATTTAGTTCTATTCATTACTATTTAAGTAAATTGAACCCTTCAGGGCCATCTTTAAATACATTGTGAGATGATTTGATCACACTTTCTAAGGAGGATGATTGATTGCttaaaatcctggagggaaaggagataaaataaaaatttataaatgcaaataaacatTGTATAAGAGGAGCTGAGGAAAGCAGTGATATTCTGACCACCAGTGCATAGGTTTGGTGCCAGATTTCACTTAGAAACAGGAGAGCATAGTCTAGGgtgggacagaggaatctggctgcAACTAATGCTGGACCAGTATTGGGTTCCTGTCTTGACACATCTACGGCTGACCAGAGAGCTTTAGGAAAGCAGTTTTGTCTCCACAATCAAGGATGAAGGTTTCTTTGTGTGctcaatcgcttcagtcgtgtctgactcttcgcgaacccatggactgtagccggtcaggctcttctgtccatgggattctccaggcatgtataatgaagtgggttgccatgccctcctccaggggatattcttgaccTAGAGATCCAgccccacatctcttgtatttcaggcggattctttactgactgtgccaccGGGGAAATCTTTAGGATCTTATATTTATCATGGAAACTCTCTGATGATCAAGAGGCAAAATCTATATGtttgaaagtgtgtgtgtatgtggggtaTATTTCTGTCTGTCTCTATGGTGTCTATATAGGCATGTGTGttagagaaaaatagaaagagaaaaaaaaaagaaagagagagagaggctttaTTCTTAGAGTAGCTACCAACTCTGAAGAGTAGCTAgtttgtgtatatctttcctaaTTCCACAGGAAATAGAGTATAAAATTTACTCTTCTTGTCTATTTAGCTGATTTTATATGAATTTAGTCCTCTTTTTAATTTGGCTGATTCTTTTCTATTGGGCGATTTAGGttctacaaaagagaaacaaccaTTCCTCCTCAGAGCCCCATGATGAAGCAAAAGTGCTATCTGCTATCTTTGTAAAAATTTATCCATTGTTTTCTCTATGAGCTAAGATGAGGTTGGTGTATTTCATATTGAAATATGTTCTCGTATGAAATATGTCAGTGTTGGGTTTGCTGTAGTCCTTCCTGTAGGAACAGAGTACCATTCAGAGGAGAAATGACAAATGCAAGCCTAGTGACAACGTTCATTCTCACGGGCCTTCCCCATGCACCAGAGCTGGACACGCTCCTCTTTGGAATCTTCCTGGTGATCTATGTCCTCACTGTGGTGGGAAATCTTCTCATCATGCTAGTGATTATAGTGAATCCCCACCTGCATACCCCCATGTACTACTTCCTAACCAACCTGTCCTTCATTGACATGTGGTACTCCACGGTCACTGTGCCCAAAATGCTGATGACCCTGGTGTCCCCAGAAGGCAGTCCTATCTCCTTTCCCAGCTGTGTGGCCCAGTTCTACTCCTTTGACTTCCTGGGCAGCACCGAGTGCTTCCTCTACACCgtcatggcctatgaccgcttccTGGCCATCAGTTACCCACTCAGGTACGCCAGCATGATGAGTGGGAGGACGTGTGCCATCCTGGCCAAAAccacgtggctcagtggctcTCTGCACTCTGCTGTCCAGACCACACCGACATTCCGTTTGCGCTTCTGTGGACCCAACCAGATCCAGCATTACATCTGTGATGCACCATCTATCCTCAAACTGGCCTGTGCAGACACGTCCATTGTGGAGATGGTGATCTTTGTCAACACTGGGTTGGTGGCCTTGGGCTGCTTTCTTCTTATTATGCTGTCCTACGTGTCCATCGTCCATTCCATCCTGAAGATCCACACCTCAGAGGGGAGATGGAGAGCCTTCCAGACCTGTGCCTCCCACTGCATTGTGGTCCTTTGTTTCTATGTTCCCCTTGTTTTCATTTACCTGAGACCAGGCTCCAAGGAGGTTGTGGACAGGATTGTGGCTGTTTTCTACACTGTGATGACGCCCCTTCTGAACCCTGTGGTCTACACCCTGAGGAACAAGGAAGTGAAGAAAGCTCTGTTGAAACTGAAAAAGTGAGTCAGTATTTACTCAAAATAAAGAATCAACACAGACCAGATATGGCTAACTTTTATTTACAATTAAGTTAAACACCAACAagaatttaaactaaaaaaaaagaatttatacttttaagGGACATTTCAATTAATTCtttaatgaaaacaataatttttttactGTTTCTCCCTGTGCAGAGTTCCAGCTTAAGCAGACCTTTAATGGCAATAATTtaagggaagatccctggagaaggaaatggcaacccactccagtattcttgcctggaaaatcccatggacaggctacagttcagaggGTTATAAAGAGTTcaatacaactgaagcaacttagcacagagcACACATATATAGCACAAAACACATTATAAACAATAGAAACACAGAAAGACCAAAATCTCTACATTCACAAAGGTCATCATTGGGtaagggagaaaaacaaatgcagtaTAAAACAAGGTACATTGAGATAGGTGCCATGGGTGCCCAGGAAGAGACTCATTAATTGTTTTAACATGGAAATTCACTGGATGACTCAAAATACTGTAATAAAATGTATGAAACAAAACCATGTTGAAAGGTatttagaagtttttaaaaatataaatttatttattttaaaagacacaaaacataaataaaagccAGTGTCTTTTTTAATCGAAAATTTTATTGGTAACTGTCATACaaagttgtaagaaataatacagagagagaTCCCTTGTATACAGAGAGAACCTTTGCCCAGATTTCCCCAATGGTAATGATTAGCAGACTGCACCATAATATACAACTAGGATTTGGACATTGATATAAGCCACAGATTATTCAGATTTTCCcagatttatttatgtgtttgtatgtTAAGTTGTACACAGTTTTAACTCCTGTAGGTTTGTGTATCCACCATCACAGTCAATATATTGAACAGTTCCAAGACCATAAGTTATATGATGATGTTTTAGCTGATGTGAATATTGACCACTGAATAAAGCtatcaaatattattattttgttaaagaattatataaaacaactttgagggttttttgtttacagtttttgtgtgtgtgtgtgtgtgtgtgtgtttttgcttttctgagtGAATCAGTATTCaacacataaatatgtatttagtgGCTACTATGTGGTATGAACTGTGAGTACAAAGACTAAACAGACATAGGCCTCAAGGAGCTTGTAGTCTTTATAACTATATAAGAAGAATAAGGTGTTTaagaaatggtcataaaaatCAGACTTATTATGAAGGAACATATATACAATACTAGGATGAAGGATTCTTATCTCTTAAAATTGGGAGACATTGAAATATAGCCAATGTAAATGTCATATGACCACATTTTTATTTAGAGATGTAATTTGTGTGTTAAGACAGATGGGAGGACGATTAGCCTTAAGGCAGAAAGATCAACTAAAGAGCTTTTTCAATGgcatattagaaaaagaaaagaaaagaaaacaaaacacacacatgaaagcCCAGGTTcaggcagtgaaagtgaaagtcactcagtcgtgtccatctccttgcgatcccatggactatataatccatggaattctccaggccagaatactggagggtgtagcctttcccttgtcctGGGGATtgtcccaattcagggatcaaacccacatctactgcattgcaggtggattctttatcttcaGGCAGTAGTAGTAAGAATTAAGATGGTGCAATGAATGGTGAAGGGCCAACTTCATGAGAAAGTAAAACTGCTAGAGAAGATTAATACACTTTGGTAGTTGTGATTAAACTCAATACACAGAGAACATAATAAGGGTAAATTCTTAGGATAGAATGAAACATCTAGCTCCGGAATTACTTGGATGAAATACCCGTGAAAGTTTCAGGTAAAATCACCTGATTGATAGTGTAGCCTAGGAAACAAGGCAGGAAAAGCCTACAGACTTAGTAAGCAAGGAGACTAGCCACAACATTTTTTGGTTTCTGGTGGCTTTTTAAACATCCATTTCCTAAACATGGAGAAGAAAGCTTTTACTGAGCAGAATAAAGGGGCCAGATCAGTAAAGGGAAACCACTGTCCTTCCTATGTTTCTAAAGCAAGTCCAAGAAGATTTATACAAATCTGCTATTGAACCTTACAGAATCATTTCTCACAATAACAAGAAAAGACCTTTACAGAGACTGTAAATTTAAGGAGTCCCAGAAAAGGTGTGTATGAAAGTGGCTACTTCTCAGTGACATGGTCCTGGGAGCAGAGGATTCAAGGACCAAAGCTGTTGCTCTTCTAGTTTCTTCATGCCACTGAACTATTCCACTGCAGAGATGACATATAAACATCATCCATGGAATATCTGTAGGTGATTAAAAGGAAACGAGGAATTGAAAACATTCATTTGAATAACAAAGGGGCAGCTGGAGGATTTGGGGGTGAAggtgcatatcagttcagttcagttcaattcagtcactcagtcgtgtctgactctttgtgaccccatgaatcgcagcacgccaggcctccctgtccatcaccaacccccagagttcactcaaactcaggtccatcgagtcagtgatgccatccagccatctcatcctctgtcgtccccttctcctcctgcccccaatccctcccagcatcagagtcttttccaatgagtcaacacttcgcatgaggcggccaaagtagagtttcagctttagcatcagtgcatATAATCGGCTTTAAACATAAAACCCACATGTTTAAAAACTGTGCTAGTACTGTAAATCATAGTAATCAAGAGTTTGCACACCTGGCATGAAGTACTGACAAGTAGGTCAATGGAGCACCACACCTGCACATGTCACTCAGACAATGTTTAATCAAAATGCCAGAGCATTTCAAAGGGGAAAGAATAGTGCTTTCaacaaataaagcagaaaagctGGCTATCCATCAGTAAAAACCAAATTTTGAGTGTtaacttactcttttttttttttttttaaattttaaaatctttaattcttacatgcattcccaaacatgaacccccctcccacctccctccccataccatcgttctgggtcatccccatgcaccagccccaagcatgctgcatcctgcgtcagacatagactggcgattcaattcacatgatagtatacatgttagaatgtcattctcccaaatcatcccaccctctccctctccctctgagtccaaaagtccgttatacacatctgtgtctctttccctgtcttgcatacagggtcatcattgccatcttcctaaattccatatatatgtgttagtatactgtattggtgtttttctttctggcttacttcactctgtataatcggctccagtttcatccatctcatcagaactgattcaaatgaattctttttaaccgctgagtaatactccattgtgtatatgtaccacagctttcttatccattcatctgctgatggacatctaggttgtttccatgtcctggctattataaacagtgctgcgatgaacattggggtacatgtgtctctttcaattctggtttcctccatgtgtatgcccagcagtgggattgctgggtcataagggagttctatttgcaattttttaaggaatctccacactgttctccatagtggctgtactagtttgcattcccaccaacagtgtaggagggttcccttttctccacaccctctccagcatttattgcttgcagatttttggatcgcagccattctgactggtgtgaagtggtacctcattgtggttttgatttgcatttctctaataatgagtgatgttgagcatcttttcatgtgtttgttagccatccgtatgtcttctttggagaaatgtctatttagttctttggcccattttttgatagggtcgtttatttttctgcagttgagctgcagaagttgcttgtatatttttgagattagttgtttgtcagttgcttcatttgctattattttctcccattcagaaggctgtcttttcaccttgcttatagtttcctttgttgtgcagaagcttttaattttaattagatcccatttgtttatttttgcttttatttccagtattctgggaggtggatcatagaggatcctgctgtgatttatgtctgagagtgttttgcctatgttctcctctaggagttttatagtttctgatcttacatttagatctttaatccattttgagtttatttttgtgtgcggtgttagaaagtgatctagtttcattcttttacaagtggttgaccagttttcccagcaccacttgttaaagagattgtctttactccattgtatattcttgcctcctttgtcgaagataaggtgtccatatgtgtgtggatttatctctgggctttctattttgttccattgatctatatgtctgtctttgtgccagtaccatactgtcttgatgactgtggctttgtagtagagcctgaagtcaggcaagttgattcctccagttccattcttctttctcaagattgctttggctattcgaggttttttgtatttccatacaaatcttgaaattatttgttctagttctgtgaaaaatgtggctggtagcttgatagggattgcattgaatttgtaaattgctttgggtagtatactcattttcactatattgattcttccaatccatgaacatggtatatttctccatctattagtgtcctctttgatttctttcatcagtgttttatagttttctatatataggtctttagtttctttaggtagatatattcctaagtattttattctttttgttgcaatggtgaatggaattgtttccttaatttct includes:
- the LOC138426502 gene encoding olfactory receptor 10G9-like codes for the protein MTNASLVTTFILTGLPHAPELDTLLFGIFLVIYVLTVVGNLLIMLVIIVNPHLHTPMYYFLTNLSFIDMWYSTVTVPKMLMTLVSPEGSPISFPSCVAQFYSFDFLGSTECFLYTVMAYDRFLAISYPLRYASMMSGRTCAILAKTTWLSGSLHSAVQTTPTFRLRFCGPNQIQHYICDAPSILKLACADTSIVEMVIFVNTGLVALGCFLLIMLSYVSIVHSILKIHTSEGRWRAFQTCASHCIVVLCFYVPLVFIYLRPGSKEVVDRIVAVFYTVMTPLLNPVVYTLRNKEVKKALLKLKK